In Polynucleobacter sp. AP-Ainpum-60-G11, one DNA window encodes the following:
- a CDS encoding helix-hairpin-helix domain-containing protein, which yields MNQLLKSLVFSVFVAVSGLTAASPVNVNTATQSELESIKGIGPSKAKTIIAERLDGGHFQDANDLQKRVRGIGMRSVEKMVDNGLTIEAPSSFREPHGRTNKEGSKASRRGSRGQSSSRHNPDRAEPSRRN from the coding sequence ATGAATCAATTATTAAAGTCCTTAGTATTTTCAGTATTTGTAGCTGTCTCAGGATTGACTGCTGCTTCACCAGTCAACGTCAATACCGCAACTCAGTCTGAGTTAGAAAGCATTAAAGGTATCGGACCATCTAAAGCGAAAACAATTATTGCCGAACGCTTGGATGGTGGGCACTTTCAGGATGCTAATGATTTACAAAAGCGTGTGCGTGGCATTGGTATGAGATCTGTAGAAAAGATGGTGGATAACGGTTTAACTATTGAGGCACCCAGTTCTTTTCGTGAGCCGCACGGCAGGACCAATAAAGAGGGCTCCAAGGCTAGCAGGCGTGGCTCACGCGGTCAGAGTAGCTCTCGCCATAATCCGGATCGTGCGGAACCAAGCCGCCGAAATTAA
- the rfaD gene encoding ADP-glyceromanno-heptose 6-epimerase, which yields MTIIVTGAAGFIGANIVQALNARGEKNIIAVDDLRPADKYRNLADLDIIDYLDKDEFLKAFRSGRFGKVRAVFHEGACSDTMETDGIFMMANNFRYTMDLLDICTEQKVQLLYASSAATYGGSDVFVESREHEKPLNIYGYSKFLFDQVMRKRFAEKSNAAQVVGFRYFNVYGPRESHKGRMASVAFHQYHQYKANGKVKLFGEYGGYGAGEQSRDFVSVEDVVKVNLFFLDHPEISGIFNLGSGRAQPFNDVAHALANAMRKIDNANPASLEELVKEKAIEYIPFPDALKGKYQCFTQADLTKLRAAGYTEPFLTVEQGVGRYIEWLSANADFLASPL from the coding sequence ATGACCATTATCGTAACCGGCGCCGCTGGGTTTATTGGCGCCAATATTGTTCAGGCGCTCAATGCACGAGGCGAGAAAAATATTATTGCGGTCGATGATTTACGTCCCGCTGATAAGTATCGCAATCTTGCGGACTTAGATATCATTGATTATCTTGATAAAGACGAATTTCTGAAGGCATTTAGAAGCGGTCGCTTTGGTAAGGTAAGGGCAGTGTTTCATGAAGGGGCGTGCTCCGATACGATGGAGACGGATGGCATCTTCATGATGGCGAATAATTTTCGCTACACCATGGACTTGCTTGATATCTGTACAGAACAAAAAGTGCAGTTACTCTATGCTTCATCTGCAGCAACTTACGGTGGATCTGATGTTTTTGTAGAAAGCCGCGAGCATGAGAAGCCATTAAATATTTACGGTTATTCGAAGTTCTTATTTGACCAAGTAATGCGTAAGCGCTTTGCTGAAAAATCCAATGCCGCTCAAGTGGTTGGATTTAGGTACTTCAATGTCTATGGCCCACGTGAATCCCACAAAGGTCGCATGGCCTCGGTAGCCTTTCATCAGTATCATCAATACAAAGCTAATGGCAAGGTAAAGCTTTTTGGTGAATATGGTGGTTATGGCGCTGGCGAACAAAGTCGTGACTTTGTCTCGGTAGAAGATGTAGTGAAGGTGAACCTCTTTTTCTTGGATCATCCAGAAATCAGCGGCATCTTCAATCTCGGTAGTGGTCGCGCGCAGCCATTCAATGACGTTGCTCATGCGTTAGCCAATGCCATGCGCAAAATCGATAATGCCAACCCTGCTAGCTTGGAAGAGTTGGTCAAAGAAAAGGCGATTGAATACATCCCATTTCCGGACGCGCTCAAAGGCAAATACCAGTGTTTCACACAAGCTGATTTGACTAAGCTAAGAGCTGCTGGATATACAGAACCCTTCCTAACTGTTGAGCAGGGTGTAGGAAGGTATATCGAGTGGCTATCGGCCAATGCTGATTTCTTGGCAAGCCCACTATAG
- the rfaE1 gene encoding D-glycero-beta-D-manno-heptose-7-phosphate kinase, protein MEKANREQFSKARLLVVGDVMLDRYWFGDTSRISPEAPVPVVQVGKIDERLGGAANVARNVAALGAKTTILGVIGDDEPGRRVTDLLKSSGVDSQLEIDSKVPTTVKLRVIARQQQLIRLDFEEAPSEAALAHKLERYEKLVGDADVVILSDYGKGALGQVAMMIEQAHAQKKMILVDPKGDDYAKYRGATVLTPNRSELRQVVGQWTSEEDLTMRAQDLRKSLNLEALLLTRSEEGMSLFTEAGVSHVKAQAREVFDVSGAGDTVIGTLAVALAAGWPLERAMALANRAGGIVVGKLGTATVTSEELQ, encoded by the coding sequence GTGGAAAAAGCCAACCGAGAACAATTTTCTAAAGCCCGCTTATTAGTGGTGGGTGATGTCATGCTTGATCGCTATTGGTTTGGTGATACAAGTCGAATCTCTCCTGAGGCCCCGGTGCCAGTAGTTCAAGTAGGCAAGATTGATGAGCGTTTAGGTGGTGCCGCTAACGTGGCTCGTAACGTTGCAGCCCTAGGTGCAAAGACGACGATCTTAGGCGTGATTGGAGACGATGAGCCTGGACGTCGCGTCACAGACCTGTTGAAATCAAGCGGTGTTGATAGCCAGCTTGAAATCGACAGCAAAGTTCCGACTACTGTGAAGTTGCGAGTCATCGCAAGACAGCAGCAATTGATACGTTTGGACTTTGAAGAGGCTCCTAGTGAGGCTGCTTTGGCACATAAGCTAGAGCGCTATGAGAAGCTGGTGGGTGATGCTGATGTGGTGATTTTGTCTGATTACGGCAAAGGCGCATTAGGACAGGTTGCCATGATGATTGAACAGGCGCACGCTCAAAAGAAAATGATCCTAGTCGACCCTAAGGGTGATGACTACGCTAAATATCGCGGTGCTACCGTGCTCACACCTAACCGCAGTGAATTACGTCAGGTAGTTGGTCAGTGGACTAGCGAAGAAGATCTCACAATGAGAGCGCAGGATCTCAGAAAATCATTAAACCTTGAAGCCTTATTACTGACCCGCTCAGAAGAGGGAATGAGTTTATTTACTGAGGCGGGTGTCAGCCACGTTAAAGCACAGGCACGTGAAGTGTTTGATGTATCTGGTGCGGGTGATACGGTTATTGGAACGCTCGCTGTGGCATTGGCAGCAGGTTGGCCACTTGAAAGAGCGATGGCCTTAGCTAATCGTGCGGGTGGCATAGTGGTAGGCAAGTTAGGAACGGCTACCGTTACTTCAGAGGAATTGCAATGA
- a CDS encoding UDP-glucose/GDP-mannose dehydrogenase family protein, with translation MKVTIIGSGYVGLVTGACLAEQGNNIFCVDVDPKKIEILNSGGVPIYEPGLKEMIERNRAAGRLQFSTDIAASVAHGDIQFIAVGTPPDEDGSADLQYVVAAARNIGRHMTTPKVIVDKSTVPVGTADKVSAAITEELEKRGLSPELCSVVSNPEFLKEGAAVEDFMRPDRIVIGTQNTPAGLRAKEQMRKLYAPFNRHHERTYYMDVKSAELTKYAANAMLATRISFMNELANLADLVGADIEAVRQGIGSDSRIGYGFLYSGTGYGGSCFPKDVSALSKTATEYGRDLKILDAVEAVNEAQKYILVEKIEKRFGADLKGKKFAMWGLAFKPNTDDMREAPSRVIIQELVKRGAQIVAHDPVAMPETKHCLEVDFKGNPEGLKQVTLVDDPMAATQDADALVIVTEWKAFRSPDFDLLKAKLKNPVIFDGRNLYEPQAMQELGIEYRGIGRHN, from the coding sequence TTGAAAGTCACCATCATCGGCAGCGGTTACGTTGGTCTTGTTACAGGCGCTTGCCTCGCAGAGCAGGGTAATAACATCTTTTGTGTAGACGTCGATCCTAAGAAGATTGAGATTCTCAATTCTGGTGGCGTACCCATTTATGAACCAGGTCTCAAAGAGATGATTGAGCGCAATCGCGCTGCGGGCCGTTTGCAGTTCTCTACTGATATTGCTGCTTCTGTTGCCCATGGCGATATTCAGTTCATTGCAGTTGGCACCCCTCCTGACGAAGATGGCTCGGCTGATCTTCAGTACGTGGTTGCTGCAGCTCGCAATATTGGTCGTCATATGACTACCCCTAAAGTGATCGTCGATAAGTCAACTGTTCCAGTGGGAACCGCCGATAAGGTTTCTGCTGCAATTACTGAAGAATTGGAAAAGCGTGGCCTCTCACCGGAGTTATGCTCCGTAGTTTCCAACCCTGAGTTCCTTAAAGAAGGCGCGGCAGTAGAAGACTTTATGCGCCCAGACCGCATTGTGATTGGTACACAAAATACCCCAGCTGGCTTGCGTGCTAAAGAGCAAATGCGCAAACTCTACGCCCCATTTAATCGTCATCATGAGCGTACCTATTACATGGATGTGAAGAGTGCTGAGCTTACTAAATACGCAGCTAATGCCATGTTAGCCACCCGCATCTCTTTTATGAACGAGTTAGCTAACCTGGCTGACTTGGTCGGAGCGGATATTGAAGCTGTGCGCCAAGGTATTGGCTCTGATTCCCGCATTGGTTATGGATTTTTGTATTCCGGTACTGGCTATGGCGGTTCTTGCTTTCCAAAAGACGTTTCAGCTCTATCAAAGACTGCGACTGAGTATGGTCGCGATCTTAAGATTCTAGATGCGGTCGAAGCGGTGAACGAAGCCCAAAAGTACATTCTCGTAGAGAAGATCGAAAAACGTTTTGGTGCTGATCTTAAGGGTAAGAAGTTTGCCATGTGGGGTTTAGCATTTAAGCCGAACACCGACGACATGCGCGAAGCGCCAAGTCGAGTCATTATCCAAGAGTTGGTTAAACGCGGTGCTCAGATCGTAGCCCACGACCCAGTAGCCATGCCAGAAACTAAGCATTGCCTTGAGGTGGACTTCAAAGGTAACCCAGAAGGCCTTAAACAAGTGACTTTGGTGGATGACCCCATGGCAGCCACCCAAGATGCGGATGCCTTGGTGATTGTGACCGAGTGGAAAGCCTTCCGCAGTCCGGATTTTGATCTCCTTAAAGCTAAACTTAAGAACCCTGTCATCTTTGATGGCCGTAATCTGTATGAGCCACAAGCTATGCAAGAATTAGGCATTGAGTACCGAGGTATTGGTCGTCATAATTAA
- the lapB gene encoding lipopolysaccharide assembly protein LapB: MIQIATSWLLLLPVMFGIGWLASRWDLRLENRMDERERMRQQRSTFKGLSLLLNEQPDQAIETLVKIAQLDPETIELHFALGNLFRRRGETERAIRVHQHLANRDDLKPRDRDHAAYELGRDFLRAGLLDRAEASLNRVGDGKFAAPAKESLLEMYQIERDWKKAIIAASELEGLQGKSHHTEIAQFHCEIGQEALRRKDLPEVEQSVQLALQAVPHHARALILQGDYLIAMDRPAQAIEVWAVIAKTHPAYMHLLADRWMAAHTALNKADEGLSALCELLNIQASGELLDIVQKHMTQIRGAQAAEVMLVEVMQHSPSLSALSKLAETRLALAESNGTPERVSDLQATLSLLKQLTTRLARYTCGNCGFRARRFYWQCPGCNHWEAYSPRRSEGSVPSGPSM; this comes from the coding sequence ATGATTCAGATCGCAACCTCCTGGCTATTGTTACTTCCAGTCATGTTTGGTATTGGTTGGTTGGCTTCGCGCTGGGATTTGCGTCTTGAGAATCGTATGGATGAGCGCGAGCGGATGCGTCAGCAACGCTCCACTTTCAAAGGCCTAAGCCTGTTGTTAAATGAGCAGCCAGATCAAGCGATTGAAACCTTGGTCAAGATTGCTCAACTCGATCCTGAAACTATTGAGCTCCATTTTGCTTTGGGCAATTTATTCCGTCGACGTGGTGAGACTGAGCGAGCCATTCGAGTTCACCAGCACTTGGCTAATCGTGACGACTTAAAGCCGCGCGATCGAGATCATGCTGCTTATGAATTAGGTCGCGACTTTTTACGTGCCGGTTTATTGGATCGTGCTGAAGCCTCATTAAATCGTGTGGGTGATGGCAAATTTGCGGCACCTGCAAAAGAGAGCCTCCTCGAGATGTATCAGATCGAGCGGGACTGGAAAAAAGCCATCATTGCGGCTAGTGAGCTTGAGGGCTTGCAAGGAAAATCCCACCACACTGAGATTGCACAGTTTCATTGTGAGATTGGCCAAGAGGCACTGCGTCGCAAAGATTTGCCAGAAGTTGAGCAATCAGTTCAATTGGCCTTGCAAGCCGTTCCGCATCATGCACGTGCTCTGATTTTGCAAGGTGACTATCTAATTGCAATGGATCGTCCGGCTCAAGCTATAGAAGTATGGGCTGTGATTGCTAAGACACATCCTGCCTATATGCATTTGCTTGCGGATCGTTGGATGGCAGCACACACTGCCCTAAATAAAGCGGATGAAGGATTAAGCGCGCTCTGTGAGTTATTAAATATCCAAGCTTCTGGTGAGTTGCTCGATATTGTTCAAAAGCACATGACTCAAATTCGTGGGGCACAAGCTGCCGAAGTGATGCTCGTTGAGGTGATGCAGCATTCACCAAGCTTGAGTGCGTTATCGAAATTAGCGGAGACCCGTTTGGCTTTGGCGGAAAGTAACGGTACACCAGAGCGGGTATCGGATTTACAGGCAACACTCAGTTTATTGAAGCAGCTCACGACCCGTTTGGCCCGCTATACCTGTGGCAACTGTGGTTTCCGGGCAAGACGCTTTTATTGGCAATGTCCTGGTTGTAATCATTGGGAGGCATACTCCCCAAGACGTAGTGAAGGATCCGTTCCTAGCGGACCTTCAATGTAA
- the rpsA gene encoding 30S ribosomal protein S1 translates to MSESFAELFEESLTRSNMKTGQVISAEVLRIDHNFVVVNAGLKSEAFIPVEEFHNDAGEIEVAPGDFVSVAIDALENGYGDTILSRDKAKRLASWMNLEKALEQAEIVTGTVTGKVKGGLTVMVNGIRAFLPGSLVDTRPIKDTSPYEGKTMEFKVIKLDRKRNNVVLSRRAVVEASQGEERAKLMSNLKEGSVVQGIVKNITDYGAFVDLGGIDGLLHITDLAWRRVRHPSEMLTVGQEVTAKILKFDQEKNRVSLGVKQLGDDPWVGIARRYPPNTRLFGKVTNLTDYGAFVEIESGIEGLVHVSEMDWTNKNVAPSKATALGTEVEVMVLDIDEDKRRISLGIKQCKANPWEEFSRGQQKGDKLTGAIKSITDFGVFIGLPGGIDGLVHLSDLSWNEPGEEAVKKYKKGDEVEATVLAIDVEKERISLGIKQLSGDPFNNYTSVSDKGSLVTGTVKAVDAKGATIHLADEVEAYLRASEISTDRVEDARNVLKEGDTVTAMIINIDRKSRAINLSIKAKDSSDQQDAMSKLQGDAQSGTTNLGALLKAKLDNQG, encoded by the coding sequence ATGTCTGAATCATTTGCAGAGCTATTTGAAGAATCATTAACCCGATCGAATATGAAGACCGGCCAAGTTATTTCGGCTGAAGTACTTCGCATCGACCATAACTTCGTCGTTGTTAACGCTGGATTGAAATCCGAAGCGTTTATTCCTGTTGAAGAATTCCATAACGACGCTGGCGAGATTGAAGTAGCTCCTGGCGATTTCGTTTCTGTTGCTATTGACGCTCTTGAGAACGGCTATGGCGACACAATCCTTTCCCGTGACAAAGCTAAGCGCTTGGCATCATGGATGAACTTGGAAAAAGCTCTCGAGCAAGCTGAGATCGTTACCGGTACTGTTACTGGTAAGGTTAAAGGCGGCTTGACAGTCATGGTTAACGGTATCCGCGCATTCTTGCCTGGATCACTCGTTGATACACGCCCAATCAAAGACACCAGCCCTTACGAAGGTAAGACGATGGAGTTCAAGGTTATCAAGCTTGACCGTAAGCGTAACAACGTAGTGTTGTCACGTCGTGCAGTTGTTGAAGCTAGCCAAGGTGAAGAGCGCGCGAAGTTGATGTCTAACCTCAAAGAAGGTAGCGTTGTTCAAGGTATCGTGAAGAACATCACAGACTACGGCGCATTCGTGGACCTCGGTGGTATCGATGGCCTCTTGCACATTACCGATTTGGCATGGCGTCGTGTGCGTCACCCAAGCGAGATGTTGACTGTTGGTCAAGAAGTTACCGCGAAGATTTTGAAGTTCGATCAAGAGAAGAACCGTGTTTCACTCGGTGTGAAACAACTTGGTGATGATCCATGGGTTGGTATCGCTCGTCGTTACCCACCAAACACTCGTTTATTCGGTAAGGTAACCAACCTGACTGATTACGGCGCGTTCGTAGAAATCGAATCTGGTATCGAAGGTTTGGTACACGTTTCTGAAATGGACTGGACTAACAAGAACGTTGCTCCAAGCAAAGCTACTGCATTAGGAACCGAAGTTGAAGTCATGGTTCTGGATATTGATGAAGACAAGCGTCGTATTAGCTTGGGCATCAAGCAGTGCAAAGCGAATCCATGGGAAGAGTTCTCACGTGGCCAACAAAAAGGCGACAAGCTGACTGGCGCAATCAAGTCTATTACTGACTTTGGTGTGTTCATTGGTTTGCCTGGCGGTATCGATGGTTTGGTTCACCTCTCAGACCTCTCATGGAATGAGCCAGGGGAAGAAGCTGTTAAGAAATACAAAAAAGGCGACGAAGTTGAAGCTACTGTATTGGCCATTGATGTTGAGAAAGAGCGTATCTCTCTTGGTATCAAGCAATTGTCTGGTGACCCATTCAATAACTACACATCCGTAAGCGACAAGGGTAGCCTTGTAACTGGTACTGTGAAGGCTGTTGATGCTAAGGGTGCAACTATTCACTTGGCTGATGAAGTTGAAGCTTACTTACGTGCTTCTGAGATCTCAACAGATCGCGTTGAAGATGCACGCAATGTATTGAAAGAAGGTGACACTGTGACTGCAATGATCATCAACATTGATCGCAAGTCTCGTGCAATCAATCTTTCAATCAAAGCTAAAGACAGCTCTGACCAACAAGACGCTATGAGCAAGCTCCAAGGTGATGCGCAGTCCGGCACAACCAACTTGGGTGCTTTGTTAAAAGCTAAGTTGGACAATCAAGGCTAA
- the cmk gene encoding (d)CMP kinase, translating to MHLPPVIAIDGPTASGKGTVASLVAEKLGFHYLDSGALYRLVALGSQKASIDPQNGPELGILAKKLVISFKNGQILLNSEDVTDAIRTESIGLRASAIAVHPEVRQALVGVQHGFRLIPGLVADGRDMASIIFPDAVLKVFLTATAEARAERRYKQLIAKGISAKLEDLLHDLQERDARDSSRGAAPLLVADGAKVLETSELSIDQAVKTVLDWYQSKIA from the coding sequence ATGCACTTGCCTCCCGTTATTGCGATTGATGGACCTACCGCTTCTGGCAAAGGGACGGTCGCCTCCTTGGTAGCTGAAAAACTCGGTTTTCATTACCTAGATAGTGGAGCCTTGTATCGGCTGGTTGCCTTAGGTAGTCAAAAAGCATCCATAGACCCCCAAAATGGCCCAGAACTGGGTATTTTGGCTAAAAAACTGGTGATTTCCTTCAAAAATGGCCAAATTTTGCTCAATTCTGAAGACGTGACGGATGCCATTCGCACTGAAAGCATCGGTTTGCGCGCCTCTGCAATTGCGGTGCACCCAGAGGTTAGGCAAGCTTTAGTCGGTGTCCAGCATGGTTTTAGGCTTATTCCAGGCTTGGTGGCTGATGGGCGCGACATGGCCAGCATCATATTTCCGGATGCAGTTTTGAAGGTTTTTCTCACTGCAACAGCTGAAGCTAGGGCCGAACGTCGGTATAAGCAATTGATAGCTAAGGGAATTTCTGCTAAACTAGAAGACTTGCTGCATGATTTACAAGAGCGCGATGCCAGAGACAGTAGTCGAGGTGCAGCACCTTTGTTGGTCGCAGACGGCGCCAAAGTGCTTGAAACATCAGAATTATCGATAGATCAAGCGGTTAAGACGGTTTTGGATTGGTATCAATCAAAAATAGCTTAA